One Mya arenaria isolate MELC-2E11 chromosome 5, ASM2691426v1 genomic window carries:
- the LOC128236226 gene encoding uncharacterized protein LOC128236226, whose translation MARNGKYAEGRERRPPREFSVVVIVAFAIMGLATLFQIIALISDSWVNTVTDADGTVGSAGLWRTCADYAGIDSCRGFVWSDNQVSHWFRTVQTLEVIGFLFGAVALFLFALYHMVEMCMDNRVLKLSAIGLLMLAFLLVFCGTIVVASLKDVQKAIELPKTEAVVSWGFGLSLTASILYLAGGVVVAISPQP comes from the exons atggcgaGAAATGGAAAGTATGCGGAAGGCAGGGAAAGGCGTCCCCCTCGAGAATTCAGTGTAGTTGTGATCGTTGCCTTCGCAATAATGGGTTTGGCGACACTTTTTCAGATTATCGCCCTAATTTCGGACAGCTGGGTGAATACTGTTACCGACGCGGACGGTACCGTCGGATCCGCTGGTCTCTGGCGTACCTGTGCTGACTACGCCGGAATTGACAGCTGCCGAGGCTTCGTATGGAGCGACAACCAAGTTTCTC ATTGGTTCCGGACAGTGCAAACCCTTGAAGTGATTGGATTCCTCTTCGGTGCTGTGGCACTATTTCTATTTGCCCTTTATCACATGGTGGAGATGTGTATGGACAACAGAGTACTGAAATTATCAGCCATTGGTCTTCTCATGCTTGCCT TCCTGTTGGTATTCTGTGGGACAATAGTCGTTGCATCCTTGAAGGACGTACAAAAAGCCATCGAGCTGCCCAAGACAGAAGCCGTTGTGTCCTGGGGTTTTGGCCTCTCCCTAACTGCATCAATTCTCTACCTGGCGGGTGGCGTGGTGGTTGCAATATCACCGCAACCGTGA